DNA from Candidatus Omnitrophota bacterium:
AATCCCGCTCAAAATACGGAGCAAAAAGAGGAAAGTAATCTTTCCCTCGCAGGGGAGGATACCCGAAGCAGGGAATTCTTCCAAGGGAAATTTTTTGGTATCGCTATAAAAAAATATTAGAAATAAGACGCTATCCTGGCAGGAGAATATGCGAAGACGAAAAGCTGAAAAACGCGAGACCCCACCGGATCCCAAGTACGGGAGCCAGTTGCTTGCCCGTTTTATCAATGTCCTGATGACCAAGGGCAAAAAGACGACGGCCGAGAAAATCGTTTACGACGCCCTGGACATCCTCAAGCAAAAGTCCCAGGAGGACCAGGTGATCAAGGCGTTCAACCGGGCCATCGACAACATCCGCCCGCGGCTGGAGCTGAAGCCGCGCCGCGTCGGCGGGGCCACGTACCAGATCCCGATCGAGGTGAACGTGAACCGCGGGAATTCCCTGGCCATGCGCTGGATCCGTGATTTCGCCCGCAAGAAGAAGGGCAAACCCATGACCGTTAAGCTCGCCGACGAGCTTGTGGCCGCTTACAAGGCCGAAGGCGCGGCGATCAAGAAGCGCGACGAAACTCACAAAATGGCCGAGGCCAACAAGGCCTTTGCCCACTTACGGTGGTAAATTAAATGGCTGTCCAAGTCCCCTTAAAAGATCTGCGCAACATCGGAATCATCGCTCATATCGACGCCGGAAAGACGACGACGACCGAGCGGATCCTGTATTACGCCGGCGTCATTCACAAGCTGGGCAACATTGATGACGGCAACACCGCCATGGATTGGATGCCGCAGGAGCAGGAGCGCGGGATCACGATCACTTCGGCGAGCACGCGCTGTTTCTGGAGGGACAAACAGATCAATATCATCGACACCCCGGGCCACGTGGATTTTACCGTTGAGGTCGAGCGTTCGCTGAAGGTCCTGGATGGCGCCGTTATCGTCCTGTGCGGCTGCAGCGGTGTTCAGCCCCAGACCGAGACGGTTTGGCGTCAGGCCGACAGATACCATGTCCCGCGCATCGCTTTCGTCAACAAGATCGACCGTTTGGGCGCGGATTTTGACCGCGTTCTCAGCGAGATCCATGAGCGGTTGGGCGCACACGCCGCCGGCATCTGTTTCCCCGATGGGACTGAAGACAGATTTCAGGGCATCGTGGACGTGGTCCATAATGATTATGTCACTTACAAGGACACCGAGGGGCAGGAGATGGAGAGAAATCCCATCCCCGCCGCTCTCCAGGAAGCCACTAAGAAATATCGCCATATCCTGATTGAAAAACTGGCCGAAGTCGATGACGCGATCATGGAAAAGTTTGTTGAGGAGAAAGAAGTCGCGGTCGAGGAGCTCAAGGCCGCCATCCGCCGCCAGGTCGTCAGGAGCAAATTCCTTCCGGTCCTGGTCGGCACCGCCCTGAGGAACAAGGGTGTGCAGCTTGTCCTCGATGCTGTTTGCGATTATCTCCCGTCCCCCCTCGATCTCCCGCCGCTCCAAGGCGTAAATCCCGACAATGAAGAAAAAGTTGAACGAGCCGTCACCAAAGAGGCCCCCTTGGCGGGTCTCGTTTTTAAGATCGCTTCTGATGCGTATGTGGGAAAGCTTTTTTATACCCGGATCTATTCCGGACGGCTCAAGCAGGGCGATACCATTTACAATTCGACCCGCAAGTGCCGCGAGCGCGTTTCGAAGATCGTTGTCATGCATGCCAACCGGCAGGAAATCGTTGATTTTGTCGAGGTCGGGGACATTGTCGCCCTGGTGGGGCTCAAGGACAGCAAATCCGGCGACACCGTTTGCGACGATGAGAACCACATCGTCATTGAGAGGATGAACGTCCCGGAGCCGGTCGTGTCCATGGCCATCGAGCCGAAAACCAAGGCCGACCAGGACAAGCTCGGCTTTACTCTCCGTAAATTTTTGGACGAGGATCCGTCCCTCCGCGTGAAATACGACCATGAAACCGGGCAGACCATCATTTCCGGCATGGGAGAACTCCATTTGGAAATCATCATTGACCGCATGAAGCGCGAGCACAACCTGGAATGCAACATTGGCCGTCCGCAGGTCGCTTACCGTGAGGCCATCACCAAGAAGGTTTCCGGAATTGAAGGGAAATTCATCACCCAGACCGGCGGCCGCGGCCAGTACGGGCATGTCATCATCGATGTTGAGCCAGGCGAGAAGGGTAAGGGCATTGTCTTTATCAACAAGATCAAGGGCGGCTCGGTTCCTCGCGAATATTTTAAGCCGATTGAAGAAGGCATCCGCACCGCCGCCCAGACCGGGATCCTGGCCGGTTATCCGGTCTCCGATTTTACCGTGACGCTGGTCGACGGGTCTTATCACGAAGTCGATTCCAGCGAGCTGGCGTTCCAGTTGGCCGCGAAGTATGCGCTCCAGGAAGGCCTGCGCCGGGGAGGGTCTGTTTTTATCGAGCCGATCATGG
Protein-coding regions in this window:
- the rpsG gene encoding 30S ribosomal protein S7 — its product is MRRRKAEKRETPPDPKYGSQLLARFINVLMTKGKKTTAEKIVYDALDILKQKSQEDQVIKAFNRAIDNIRPRLELKPRRVGGATYQIPIEVNVNRGNSLAMRWIRDFARKKKGKPMTVKLADELVAAYKAEGAAIKKRDETHKMAEANKAFAHLRW
- the fusA gene encoding elongation factor G, which produces MAVQVPLKDLRNIGIIAHIDAGKTTTTERILYYAGVIHKLGNIDDGNTAMDWMPQEQERGITITSASTRCFWRDKQINIIDTPGHVDFTVEVERSLKVLDGAVIVLCGCSGVQPQTETVWRQADRYHVPRIAFVNKIDRLGADFDRVLSEIHERLGAHAAGICFPDGTEDRFQGIVDVVHNDYVTYKDTEGQEMERNPIPAALQEATKKYRHILIEKLAEVDDAIMEKFVEEKEVAVEELKAAIRRQVVRSKFLPVLVGTALRNKGVQLVLDAVCDYLPSPLDLPPLQGVNPDNEEKVERAVTKEAPLAGLVFKIASDAYVGKLFYTRIYSGRLKQGDTIYNSTRKCRERVSKIVVMHANRQEIVDFVEVGDIVALVGLKDSKSGDTVCDDENHIVIERMNVPEPVVSMAIEPKTKADQDKLGFTLRKFLDEDPSLRVKYDHETGQTIISGMGELHLEIIIDRMKREHNLECNIGRPQVAYREAITKKVSGIEGKFITQTGGRGQYGHVIIDVEPGEKGKGIVFINKIKGGSVPREYFKPIEEGIRTAAQTGILAGYPVSDFTVTLVDGSYHEVDSSELAFQLAAKYALQEGLRRGGSVFIEPIMGLECTVPEDYMGSVIGDLNTRRAKIVELGTRGKLKTARCEVPLAEMFNYANALRSLTQGRASFSMEPAFYAEVPHHLGEKIKGARQEAAGKK